In Carya illinoinensis cultivar Pawnee chromosome 7, C.illinoinensisPawnee_v1, whole genome shotgun sequence, the following are encoded in one genomic region:
- the LOC122317571 gene encoding mitochondrial zinc maintenance protein 1, mitochondrial, whose translation MARAEALSAYRALLRATRKTFAGDSLMLTESAAELRKKFEENRHVISEVEIRRLLDEAREASHFISTMIVQAKLNSRGGFQMKPSKEHAGATLEMPSEEILKTV comes from the exons ATGGCGAGAGCAGAAGCACTGAGCGCGTACAGAGCGCTGCTGAGAGCGACTCGCAAAACGTTCGCCGGCGACTCTCTGATGCTTACCGAGTCCGCGGCAGAGCTCCGAAAAAAGTTCGAGGAGAACCGGCACGTGATTTCTGAGGTCGAGATCCGGAGACTCCTCGACGAGGCACGTGAGGCCTCACATTTCATATCCACCATGATCGTCCAGGCCAAGCTTAACTCTCGTGGCGGTTTCC AAATGAAGCCGAGTAAAGAGCATGCAGGAGCGACACTTGAGATGCCTTCAGAAGAGATTCTTAAGACCGTCTAA